One genomic segment of Bos javanicus breed banteng chromosome 23, ARS-OSU_banteng_1.0, whole genome shotgun sequence includes these proteins:
- the LOC133236386 gene encoding cysteine-rich secretory protein 3-like, whose protein sequence is MALFTVVLFLAAVWLPFFPAKGQDRRFADLSNTLKNVQTEIVNKHNDLRRGVSPPPSNMLKMQWNTTAAANAQNWANKCLFKHSKKEDRRVGTRNCGENLFMSSYPSTWSNAIQSWYDEVHDFVFEVGPKSPQAVIGHFTQIVWYSSFLIGCGVAYCPKQSLKYLYVCQYCPAGNIVGRQHVPYQKGTPCGSCPNHCDNGLCTNSCEYEDTYSNCASLKETWTCASDFVKTNCKAACNCQGKIY, encoded by the exons ATGGCATTATTCACGGTGGTTTTGTTCCTGGCTGCTGTGTGGCTTCCATTCTTTCCTGCAAAGGGACAG GATCGACGTTTTGCTGATTTGTCAAACACCCTGAAAAATGTCCAAACTGAGATTGTAAACAAACACAATGACCTAAGGAGAGGAGTCTCGCCACCTCCCAGTAACATGCTGAAGATG CAATGGAACACCACGGCAGCAGCAAATGCCCAAAATTGGGCAAACAAGTGCCTTTTCAAACACAGTAAGAAAGAGGATAGAAGAGTAG GTACAAGGAACTGTGGCGAGAATCTCTTTATGTCAAGTTACCCTTCTACATGGTCTAATGCAATCCAAAGCTGGTATGATGAGGTCCAtgattttgtttttgaagtagGGCCGAAGAGTCCTCAAGCAGTAATTGGACATTTCACCCAG ATTGTTTGGTACTCATCTTTCCTTATTGGATGTGGAGTTGCCTACTGCCCCAAACAAAGTCTAAAGTACCTCTATGTTTGCCAATACTGTCCTGC TGGTAATATTGTTGGCAGACAACATGTCCCTTACCAAAAGGGAACACCTTGTGGCAGCTGCCCCAATCATTGTGACAACGGACTATGCA CCAATAGTTGTGAGTATGAAGATACCTATTCTAACTGTGCATCTTTAAAGGAAACATGGACCTGTGCCTCTGATTTTGTGAAGACCAATTGCAAGGCTGCCTGCAATTGTCAAGGCAAAATTTATTAA
- the LOC133236383 gene encoding elongation factor 1-alpha 1-like, which yields MGKEKTHINIVVIGHIDSGKSTTTGHLIYKCGGIDKRTIEKFEKEAAKMGKGSFKYAWVLDKLKAERERGITIDISLWKFETSKYYVTIIDAPGHRDFIKNMITDTSQADYAVLIVAAGVGEFEASISKNGQTREHALLAYTLGVKQLIFGVNKMDFTEPPYSQKRYEEIVKEVSTYIKKIGYNPDTVASVPISGWNGDNMLEPSANMPWFKGWKVTRKDGNASGTTLLEALDCILPPTHHKPLRLPLQDVYKIGGIGTVPVGRVETGVLKPGMVVTFAPVNVTTEVKSVEMHHEALSEALPGDNVGFNVKNVSVKDVRCGNVAGDSKNDPPMDAAGFTAQVIILNHPGQISAGYAPVLDCHTAHTACKFAELKEKIDRCSGKKLEDGPKFLKSGDAAIVDMVPGKPMCVESFSDYPPLGRFAVRDMRQTVTVGVIKAVDKKAAGAGKVTKSAQKAQKAK from the coding sequence atgggaaaggagaagaCCCACATCAACATCGTTGTCATTGGGCACATAGATTCAGGGAAGTCTACCACGACTGGCCATCTGATCTACAAATGTGGCGGGATCGACAAGAGAACAATTGAAAAGTTCGAGAAGGAGGCTGCCAAGATGGGTAAGGGCTCCTTCAAATATGcctgggtcttggacaaacttaAAGCTGAACGTGAGCGTGGTATCACCATTGATATCTCCCTGTGGAAATTTGAGACCAGCAAGTACTATGTTACCATCATTGATGCCCCAGGACACAGAGACTTCATCAAAAACATGATTACAGACACATCCCAGGCTGACTATGCTGTCCTGATTGTTGCTGCTGGTGTTGGTGAATTTGAAGCCAGTATCTCCAAGAACGGGCAGACCCGTGAGCATGCCCTTCTGGCTTACACCCTGGGTGTGAAACAGCTAATTTTTGGCGTTAACAAAATGGATTTCACTGAGCCACCCTACAGCCAGAAGAGATACGAAGAAATTGTTAAGGAAGTCAGCACCTACATTAAGAAAATTGGCTACAACCCCGACACAGTAGCATCTGTGCCAATTTCTGGCTGGAATGGTGACAACATGCTAGAACCAAGTGCTAATATGCCATGGTTCAAGGGATGGAAAGTCACCCGTAAGGACGGCAATGCCAGTGGAACCACCCTGCTTGAAGCTCTGGATTGCATTCTGCCACCAACTCACCACAAACCCTTGCGTTTGCCTCTCCAGGATGTCTATAAAATTGGTGGTATTGGTACTGTCCCTGTGGGTCGTGTGGAGACTGGTGTTCTCAAACCTGGCATGGTGGTCACCTTTGCTCCAGTCAATGTAACAACTGAAGTGAAGTCTGTAGAAATGCACCATGAAGCATTGAGTGAAGCCCTTCCTGGGGACAATGTGGGCTTTAATGTCAAGAACGTGTCTGTCAAAGATGTCCGTTGTGGCAATGTGGCTGGTGACAGCAAAAATGATCCACCCATGGATGCTGCTGGCTTCACAGCTCAGGTGATTATTTTGAACCATCCAGGCCAAATCAGTGCTGGATATGCACCTGTGCTGGATTGTCACACAGCTCACACTGCTTGCAAGTTTGCTGAGCTGAAGGAGAAGATTGATCGTTGTTCTGGGAAAAAGCTGGAAGATGGCCCTAAATTCTTGAAATCTGGTGACGCTGCCATCGTTGATATGGTTCCTGGCAAGCCCATGTGTGTCGAGAGCTTCTCTGATTATCCTCCCCTGGGCCGTTTTGCTGTGCGTGACATGAGACAGACAGTCACTGTGGGTGTCATCAAAGCAGTGGACAAGAAGGCAGCTGGAGCTGGCAAGGTCACCAAGTCTGCCCAAAAAGCTCAGAAGGCTAAATGA